In Nocardia sp. NBC_00403, one DNA window encodes the following:
- the phoU gene encoding phosphate signaling complex protein PhoU translates to MRVIYNEQMADLAHLLGEMAGLAGSAMDRATQSLLQADLALAESVISEYDRIAELIQDAEEKAFALLALQAPVAGDLRQVVSAIQIVADVNRMGALALHVAKVTRRRHPNHALPESVNGYFAEMGRIAVNMGAGAKEVLETRDPERAAQLNEDDEAMDDLHRHLFTLLMDRDWKYGVAAAVDVTLLGRYYERFADHAVEIGRRVIFLVTGVLPADPDAEA, encoded by the coding sequence ATGCGTGTCATCTACAACGAGCAAATGGCCGATCTTGCCCACCTGCTGGGCGAGATGGCCGGCCTGGCGGGTTCGGCCATGGACCGGGCCACTCAGTCACTGCTCCAGGCCGACCTCGCCCTTGCCGAGTCGGTGATCAGCGAATACGACCGGATCGCGGAACTGATCCAGGACGCCGAAGAGAAGGCGTTTGCCCTGCTTGCGCTGCAGGCGCCCGTCGCGGGCGATCTGCGACAGGTGGTCAGCGCCATCCAGATCGTCGCCGATGTGAACCGGATGGGCGCACTCGCGCTGCACGTCGCCAAGGTCACGCGACGCCGCCACCCCAACCATGCCCTGCCGGAATCGGTCAACGGCTACTTCGCCGAAATGGGCCGCATCGCGGTGAACATGGGTGCGGGCGCCAAAGAGGTACTCGAGACCCGTGACCCGGAGCGTGCGGCGCAGCTCAACGAGGACGACGAGGCGATGGACGACCTGCACCGTCACCTCTTCACGTTGCTGATGGATCGCGACTGGAAGTACGGCGTCGCCGCGGCCGTCGACGTGACGCTGCTGGGCCGCTACTACGAGCGCTTCGCCGACCATGCCGTCGAGATCGGCCGCCGCGTGATCTTCCTCGTCACCGGTGTCCTCCCCGCGGACCCCGACGCCGAAGCGTAA
- a CDS encoding multicopper oxidase domain-containing protein: MTSSTRRRFMLGGTVAASTGLALGALPLRDYGPATADSPPAPPGHPAHHPNTSAHGGGVDGPTFRKGAVVDHAANGFDPTEVLRDFDYGKTSTRPDGRTVREWEVFASDEDIEIAPGVRFPAWTLNSRIPGPTLRCREGDLLRVHFTNGSHHPHTLHFHGIHPAEMDGIPGIGRGVINPGESFTYQFDATPFGLHLFHCHVGPLAEHIARGMYGTFIVDPPQPRPQADEMVMVMHGYNTTFDGEGNQLYAVNGIPFHFMHEPVRVKRNELVRIYLVNVLEYDPVNSFHIHGNFFDYYPTGTRLQPTEYTDTIVQGQGQRGICELRFPHLGRYMFHAHKTEFAELGWMGMFEVTE, from the coding sequence ATGACATCTTCAACACGGCGCCGGTTCATGCTCGGCGGTACCGTCGCGGCTTCGACGGGGCTCGCACTCGGAGCGTTGCCGCTGCGCGACTACGGCCCAGCCACCGCGGACTCGCCGCCGGCCCCACCCGGACATCCCGCACACCACCCGAATACGAGTGCGCACGGCGGCGGGGTCGACGGGCCGACGTTCCGTAAGGGCGCAGTCGTCGATCACGCCGCTAACGGGTTCGACCCGACCGAGGTCCTCCGTGATTTCGACTACGGCAAGACCTCGACGCGCCCGGACGGCCGGACCGTGCGTGAATGGGAGGTCTTCGCCAGTGACGAGGACATAGAGATAGCGCCGGGAGTGCGTTTCCCGGCGTGGACGCTGAACTCGCGGATCCCGGGCCCGACCCTGCGTTGCCGCGAGGGCGATCTGCTGCGGGTCCATTTCACCAACGGCTCGCACCACCCGCACACGCTGCATTTCCACGGCATCCACCCCGCCGAGATGGATGGCATTCCGGGTATCGGTCGCGGCGTCATCAACCCGGGCGAGAGCTTCACCTACCAGTTCGACGCGACACCGTTCGGCCTGCACTTGTTCCACTGTCATGTCGGCCCACTGGCCGAACACATCGCCCGCGGCATGTACGGGACCTTCATCGTCGATCCGCCGCAGCCCCGGCCGCAGGCCGACGAAATGGTGATGGTGATGCACGGCTACAACACGACTTTCGATGGCGAGGGCAACCAGCTCTACGCGGTCAACGGGATTCCGTTCCACTTCATGCACGAGCCGGTCCGGGTGAAGCGCAACGAACTGGTGCGCATCTACCTGGTCAACGTGCTGGAGTACGACCCCGTCAACAGCTTCCACATCCACGGGAACTTCTTCGACTACTACCCCACCGGAACCCGGTTGCAGCCAACGGAATACACCGACACCATCGTGCAGGGGCAAGGCCAGCGCGGCATCTGTGAGCTGCGCTTCCCGCACCTGGGGCGGTACATGTTCCACGCTCACAAGACCGAGTTCGCCGAACTCGGCTGGATGGGCATGTTCGAGGTGACGGAGTAA
- a CDS encoding ZIP family metal transporter, producing the protein MTATVHTRRPWILGLISVALLAIALAGLALLGGRTLPERTGPPVEEIAVEHTTLTPGAIELTVRNTGPDAVSIAQIFVNDAYIDFTGPTEPIGRLASARLRLDYPWQDGQPYKISMLTSTGLVIEHDVPLAVTTPEPNASFFGLMALLGIYVGIVPVVLGMLFLPVMRVAGSRAVRVLLAVTVGLLAFLAWEGASEGFELAGRSGGAFGGTALVVLGAGLAFLGLTAVDQWLRNRRRAAEAAGGAGVRLALMIAIGIGLHNLGEGLATGSAYAVGELALGTFLVIGFTIQNTTEGLAVVSPLTERRPPLLTLLGLGLIAGAPAIVGAVLGATVNNAELSALLLGVGVGAIIQVIVQIAPSLRESAGRSFDAMALGGVAVGLLVMYSTGLLVAA; encoded by the coding sequence ATGACCGCCACCGTGCACACCCGCAGGCCGTGGATTCTGGGACTGATCTCGGTCGCCCTCCTGGCGATCGCACTGGCCGGGTTGGCCCTGCTCGGCGGGCGCACCCTGCCCGAACGGACCGGCCCGCCCGTGGAAGAGATCGCGGTCGAGCACACCACACTCACACCCGGTGCAATCGAGCTGACGGTGCGCAATACCGGGCCCGACGCGGTGTCGATCGCCCAGATTTTCGTCAACGACGCATACATCGACTTCACCGGCCCGACCGAGCCGATCGGCCGATTGGCTTCGGCCCGGTTACGACTGGACTATCCGTGGCAGGACGGCCAGCCCTACAAGATTTCCATGCTGACCTCGACCGGTCTGGTGATCGAACACGACGTCCCCCTGGCCGTCACCACACCGGAACCCAACGCGTCGTTCTTCGGCCTGATGGCGCTGCTCGGGATCTACGTCGGCATCGTCCCCGTCGTGCTCGGCATGTTGTTTCTGCCCGTCATGCGGGTCGCGGGCAGCCGAGCCGTGCGGGTGCTGCTCGCCGTGACGGTGGGTCTGCTGGCGTTTCTGGCGTGGGAAGGCGCCAGCGAAGGCTTCGAGCTCGCGGGCCGCTCCGGTGGTGCGTTCGGCGGCACGGCCCTGGTCGTGCTCGGCGCGGGTCTTGCCTTCCTCGGACTGACCGCGGTGGATCAGTGGCTGCGCAACCGCCGCCGGGCCGCCGAGGCCGCGGGCGGTGCCGGCGTGCGGCTGGCGCTGATGATCGCCATCGGTATCGGCCTGCACAACCTCGGAGAGGGGTTGGCCACCGGATCCGCCTATGCCGTAGGCGAATTGGCGCTCGGCACCTTCCTGGTCATCGGTTTCACCATCCAGAACACCACCGAGGGCCTCGCGGTCGTGTCACCACTGACCGAGCGACGTCCACCACTGCTGACCCTGCTCGGTCTCGGACTGATCGCCGGAGCCCCCGCCATCGTGGGCGCCGTTCTCGGTGCGACAGTGAACAATGCCGAGCTGTCCGCCCTGCTGCTCGGCGTCGGCGTCGGCGCGATTATCCAGGTCATCGTGCAGATCGCCCCCAGCCTGCGTGAATCGGCCGGCCGGAGTTTCGACGCGATGGCACTCGGTGGCGTCGCGGTCGGACTGCTGGTGATGTACTCGACCGGGTTGCTGGTGGCCGCATGA
- a CDS encoding Rieske (2Fe-2S) protein — MNNGATPHSDPPPCAGCTRRGVLLGAGAAAAIVAAGCASGSAYSGPLRVSLAEIPIGGGRIFPQQGLVVTHPTPGEVRAFSAVCPHQGCAVAEIGDTIECPCHGSKFSIADGSVLRGPAREPLAARTVAIEATEIVVR; from the coding sequence ATGAACAACGGTGCCACACCGCATTCCGATCCACCGCCGTGCGCCGGGTGCACGCGGCGCGGCGTGTTGCTCGGAGCCGGCGCTGCCGCCGCTATAGTTGCCGCCGGATGTGCAAGCGGCAGTGCGTATTCCGGGCCGTTGCGGGTTTCGCTGGCCGAGATTCCGATCGGCGGCGGACGGATATTTCCACAGCAAGGTCTGGTGGTGACCCACCCGACCCCCGGTGAGGTCCGCGCCTTCTCGGCCGTCTGCCCCCACCAGGGCTGCGCCGTCGCCGAAATCGGCGACACCATCGAGTGTCCCTGTCACGGAAGCAAATTCAGCATCGCTGACGGTTCGGTGCTGCGTGGCCCGGCTCGCGAACCATTGGCCGCCCGGACTGTCGCTATTGAGGCGACCGAGATCGTCGTCAGATGA
- a CDS encoding LCP family protein — translation MGDDRHGRSPRPGDRAPWERYPTADYNERDDTRSSRRSRHTDAESGSAPLTVQDLVQKVDNERGGRRRRAATEGEAAPTGRPARRPETARPADSTPPRESGTPQARPAGSAPQRPTEPARSAGVTGARRAVASPVVDDIAGAPSATRPAARRTAEDPRRSASSAPGAQEPPEVVTDIIPPVNEPAKTKRRGAGWPTTASDKGDRAAQPKTVGNPPLSRLAASKQRRNKRLQIAGRVSVSICAAVAVLVTGGGWSYINATANGFNQVEAIDDNSEDVVDSGAQLGDENFLLVGTDTRAGVNGKLGAGTIDDAEGARADTAMLVHIPKNRSRVVVVSFPRDLDVTRPQCNGWDNDKGDYTQETFPSAIGDKLNAVYALGGPKCLVSTIQRLTGSTINHFISIDFAGFEAMVDQVGGVEVCAPKPVRDEILGTVLETAGKQRINGETALNYVRARHVYGEERSDYDRIARQQRFLASLLRGALSSKVLFDPGKLNGFIEAFKAATFVHRVEPSDLLTLGRSLQKMDAGAVTFLTIPTAGTTSYGNEIPRESDIKAIFKAIRDDQPLPGEKKVAPAPGSIPSAPPTPPKLIAVDPSTVSLLVSNGSTTVGAANKAATKFGNQGFPIYNTANYSLGNSEVASKVRYGAGHEAEAATVASSLPGATMEQSSDLGGIIEVVIGADYTGNIRPPTPVGDPISNVNISTSSSPTPVALPSDLEHVNAADETCK, via the coding sequence GTGGGTGACGATCGGCACGGGCGTTCGCCTCGGCCCGGAGATCGCGCCCCGTGGGAGCGGTATCCCACGGCGGATTACAACGAGCGTGACGACACGCGGTCATCCCGGCGGTCCAGGCATACCGACGCCGAATCCGGCTCGGCACCGCTGACAGTTCAGGACCTCGTCCAGAAGGTCGACAACGAACGCGGCGGCCGCAGGCGCAGGGCGGCTACCGAGGGCGAAGCCGCGCCGACCGGCCGGCCCGCCCGGCGTCCCGAGACCGCGCGACCCGCCGACAGCACGCCCCCGCGCGAATCCGGCACCCCGCAAGCACGGCCCGCAGGCAGCGCGCCGCAACGACCGACCGAACCGGCGCGGTCGGCAGGCGTCACCGGCGCCCGCCGCGCAGTGGCCTCCCCCGTCGTCGACGACATCGCGGGCGCACCGTCCGCCACCCGCCCCGCCGCCCGGCGCACCGCCGAGGACCCCAGGCGATCGGCATCGTCCGCACCCGGCGCACAGGAACCACCCGAGGTCGTCACCGACATCATCCCGCCGGTCAACGAACCCGCCAAGACCAAACGCCGCGGTGCCGGATGGCCGACGACCGCATCCGATAAAGGTGATCGGGCCGCACAACCGAAGACGGTCGGCAATCCACCGCTGTCACGGCTCGCGGCGTCCAAGCAGCGCCGCAATAAGCGGCTTCAGATCGCCGGACGCGTCAGCGTTTCGATCTGCGCGGCGGTCGCGGTCCTGGTCACCGGCGGAGGCTGGAGCTATATAAACGCGACCGCCAACGGCTTCAACCAGGTCGAAGCGATCGACGACAACTCCGAAGACGTCGTCGACTCCGGCGCTCAGCTCGGCGACGAGAACTTCCTGCTCGTCGGCACCGATACCCGCGCGGGTGTCAACGGAAAGCTCGGAGCGGGCACCATCGACGACGCCGAGGGCGCGCGCGCCGATACCGCCATGCTGGTCCATATCCCCAAGAACCGCTCGCGCGTCGTCGTGGTGTCGTTCCCGCGCGACCTCGACGTGACCCGGCCGCAGTGCAACGGCTGGGACAACGACAAGGGTGATTACACCCAGGAAACGTTTCCCTCCGCGATCGGCGACAAACTCAACGCCGTCTATGCCCTCGGCGGCCCCAAATGCCTCGTCTCGACGATTCAGCGACTGACAGGCAGCACCATCAATCACTTCATCAGCATCGACTTCGCCGGCTTCGAAGCAATGGTCGATCAGGTCGGCGGTGTCGAGGTCTGTGCACCGAAGCCGGTCAGGGACGAAATTCTCGGCACGGTCCTCGAGACAGCAGGCAAGCAGCGGATCAACGGTGAGACCGCGTTGAATTATGTGCGCGCCAGGCATGTCTACGGCGAGGAGCGCAGCGACTATGACCGCATCGCCCGGCAGCAGCGGTTCCTCGCCTCACTGCTACGCGGTGCCCTGTCCAGCAAGGTGCTGTTCGATCCGGGCAAATTGAACGGTTTCATCGAGGCATTCAAAGCCGCGACCTTTGTCCACAGGGTCGAACCGAGCGATCTGCTGACTCTCGGGCGGTCCCTCCAGAAGATGGACGCCGGTGCGGTGACCTTCTTGACCATCCCGACCGCGGGCACCACCTCCTACGGCAACGAGATCCCGCGCGAGTCCGACATCAAGGCCATCTTCAAGGCGATCCGAGACGACCAACCGCTGCCCGGTGAGAAGAAGGTCGCGCCCGCGCCCGGTTCGATCCCTTCGGCTCCCCCCACGCCGCCGAAGCTGATCGCCGTGGATCCGAGCACGGTGTCACTGCTGGTCTCCAATGGCTCGACCACGGTAGGCGCGGCGAACAAGGCAGCCACCAAATTCGGCAACCAGGGCTTCCCGATCTACAACACCGCCAACTACTCCCTCGGCAACTCGGAGGTGGCCTCCAAGGTCCGCTACGGGGCCGGACACGAGGCCGAAGCGGCCACGGTGGCCAGCTCGCTACCCGGAGCGACGATGGAGCAGTCGAGCGATCTCGGCGGCATCATCGAAGTGGTGATCGGCGCCGACTACACGGGCAACATCCGCCCGCCGACACCGGTGGGCGATCCGATCTCGAACGTCAACATCAGCACCTCCTCGTCCCCAACGCCGGTGGCACTTCCCTCGGACCTGGAACACGTCAACGCTGCCGACGAAACCTGCAAGTAG